In a genomic window of Acidobacteriota bacterium:
- a CDS encoding biotin--[acetyl-CoA-carboxylase] ligase, which translates to MAWTQHLNGLQRPSPDTGPPGPAVAMVLVAAVGSTNDLARRIAREYLEEAERVPDAWVIAQEQLAGRGRRERRWASPQGGIYLTRLLPLAQAEELADLPMLIPVALAETLERHLDSPCRLKWPNDLMVDDAKLGGVLIEALTRSDGSAVALVGMGLNYQPPRLSVGSSEAPTRPVTSVLEHSAAPPPLADLSGELMRGVDRFLAQPADPDDLLRRYRRRSLHKAGDHLVCRVGEEVLEGELVAFEANGSLRLRVSGEERRLSAGEIIEFHSLRS; encoded by the coding sequence ATGGCTTGGACGCAGCATCTGAACGGCCTGCAACGCCCTAGCCCCGATACCGGGCCTCCGGGACCGGCGGTTGCGATGGTGCTGGTGGCGGCGGTGGGCTCCACCAACGATCTGGCCCGGCGCATCGCGCGGGAGTACCTGGAAGAGGCCGAGAGGGTGCCCGACGCCTGGGTCATCGCTCAGGAACAGCTGGCGGGCCGAGGCCGCCGGGAACGCCGCTGGGCTAGCCCTCAGGGAGGCATCTATCTCACCCGGCTGCTGCCTCTGGCCCAGGCCGAGGAGCTGGCCGACCTGCCCATGCTCATCCCCGTAGCGCTAGCGGAGACTTTGGAGCGACACCTGGACAGCCCGTGCCGCCTGAAATGGCCCAACGACCTGATGGTAGATGATGCCAAGCTGGGGGGAGTGCTCATCGAAGCCCTGACTCGCTCCGACGGCTCGGCGGTGGCGCTGGTGGGGATGGGGCTCAACTACCAGCCGCCGCGGCTCAGCGTCGGCTCCTCGGAGGCTCCAACGCGGCCGGTGACGTCGGTGCTCGAACACAGCGCTGCACCGCCGCCGCTGGCGGACCTCTCCGGCGAGCTCATGCGCGGCGTGGACCGCTTTCTGGCCCAACCGGCAGACCCCGACGACTTGCTCCGGCGCTACCGCCGCCGCTCCCTGCACAAAGCCGGGGACCACCTGGTGTGCCGGGTCGGCGAGGAGGTTTTAGAAGGCGAGCTGGTGGCCTTCGAGGCCAACGGCTCACTGCGGTTACGGGTTTCTGGCGAGGAGCGCCGGCTGAGCGCCGGCGAGATCATCGAGTTTCATTCGCTGCGATCCTGA
- a CDS encoding type III pantothenate kinase, which yields MLILIDVGNTNAVFGVYRDDQLLKSLRLATTGKRTADEYLALLLPLFQSSGLDPAATGAVIISSVVPPLRSTLNDLSQRLFGRRPVFIDAHTDTGLPVRYDNPAEVGADRIVNALAARQLHGAPVVVVDFGTATTFDVVNAEGEYVGGLITPGISISSEALFSAASRLYRVDIRQPERLVGGDTAGAMQSGIYYGYIGLVDGILERLKQEMPTIRKVIATGGLAELIASGSEHIDEVDQLLTLTGLKLIHERLQGS from the coding sequence CTGCTGATCCTCATCGACGTCGGCAATACCAACGCCGTCTTCGGCGTCTATCGCGACGATCAGCTACTCAAATCCCTGCGCCTGGCCACCACCGGCAAACGCACCGCCGACGAGTACCTGGCGTTGCTGCTGCCCCTCTTCCAGAGCTCCGGACTGGATCCCGCCGCCACCGGTGCGGTGATCATCTCCTCGGTGGTGCCGCCGCTACGGTCCACCCTCAACGATCTCTCCCAGCGCCTCTTCGGCCGCCGTCCGGTGTTCATCGACGCCCACACCGACACTGGTCTGCCGGTGCGCTACGACAATCCGGCGGAGGTGGGCGCGGACCGCATCGTCAACGCCCTGGCGGCGCGGCAACTCCACGGAGCACCGGTGGTGGTGGTGGACTTCGGCACCGCTACCACCTTCGATGTGGTCAACGCCGAAGGGGAGTACGTCGGCGGCCTCATCACACCGGGCATTTCCATCTCGTCGGAGGCCCTGTTCTCCGCCGCCTCGCGCCTGTATCGCGTGGATATTCGACAGCCGGAACGGTTGGTGGGGGGAGACACCGCCGGGGCCATGCAGTCGGGCATCTACTACGGCTACATCGGGTTGGTGGACGGCATCCTCGAACGCCTGAAGCAGGAGATGCCGACTATCCGCAAGGTCATCGCCACCGGTGGCCTGGCAGAGCTCATCGCCTCGGGCTCGGAGCACATCGACGAGGTGGACCAGCTCCTCACCCTCACCGGCCTCAAGTTGATCCATGAGCGGCTCCAAGGCTCCTGA